In Arachis hypogaea cultivar Tifrunner chromosome 17, arahy.Tifrunner.gnm2.J5K5, whole genome shotgun sequence, a single window of DNA contains:
- the LOC112767297 gene encoding BTB/POZ domain and ankyrin repeat-containing protein NPR1: MIQVEPGVVGVMDSANEASSSLSFVSSHLSNGGSSNNNENSGGGIEILSLKKLSTSLEKLMIDADYDYSDAEILVEGIPVSVHRCVLASRSPFFHELFKKGNVSNGEGSVKEGGKPRYLMSELVPYGKVGHESFLVFLHYLYTGTLKASPPEVTTCVDETCVHDACRPAIDYALELMYASATFQMKELVLLFQRRLLNFVEKAVVEDVIPVLMAAFHCQLSQLRLQCTQRVARSDLDTTSLEKEFPQEVVDEIKSLRAQSVLESTPEEMEVETLNEKSIRRIHKAMDSDDVELLKLLLNESKVTLNDAYALHYACAYSDSKVIQEVLNLGLADINLRNPRGYTVLHVAARRKDPSILVALLKKGANASDTTPDGQTALVICQRLTRRKDYHEETVQCKESNKDRLCVDVLEREMRRNFKCVTMSDSSETTADDLHMKLDYFENRVAFARLLFPAEARVAIENAEVDSASLDTTSSALKRAGANREVDLNETPAVRTKKMQLRLQSLQKTVENGRRFFPHCSEVLDNFLEDLIPDVFFLEKGSEEEQRIKKARFMELKDDVQKAFHMDMAENKRHSGLSSSMSSSSSSSRKEGVGHRLRKK, from the exons ATGATTCAAGTGGAACCTGGTGTAGTTGGGGTTATGGACAGTGCAAATGAAGCATCATCATCTTTAAGCTTTGTATCATCTCATTTATCAAATGGTGGTTCAAGCAATAACAATGAGAATAGTGGTGGGGGTATTGAGATTTTGAGCTTGAAGAAGCTAAGCACTAGCCTTGAGAAGTTGATGATTGATGCTGATTATGATTATAGTGATGCTGAGATTCTTGTTGAAGGTATCCCTGTGAGTGTTCATAGGTGTGTATTGGCTTCAAGAAGTcctttctttcatgaacttttcAAGAAAGGGAATGTTAGTAATGGCGAGGGTTCGGTTAAGGAAGGAGGAAAACCAAGGTATCTTATGTCTGAATTGGTGCCTTATGGGAAAGTTGGGCATGAATCCTTCCttgttttcttgcattatttATATACAGGGACCCTTAAGGCTTCACCACCAGAAGTAACAACATGTGTTGATGAAACATGTGTCCACGACGCTTGTCGCCCTGCAATCGATTATGCTTTGGAGCTCATGTATGCCTCTGCCACTTTTCAGATGAAAGAGCTTGTTTTGCTTTTTCAG CGGCGCCTTCTAAACTTTGTGGAGAAAGCTGTAGTGGAAGATGTGATTCCTGTTCTTATGGCAGCCTTCCACTGTCAACTAAGCCAGCTTCGCTTGCAATGCACTCAAAGAGTAGCAAGGTCTGATCTTGACACCACATCTTTGGAAAAGGAGTTCCCTCAGGAAGTTGTGGACGAAATCAAGTCGCTGCGAGCACAATCTGTGCTGGAATCCACACCTGAAGAAATGGAAGTGGAGACTTTGAATGAAAAGAGTATCAGGAGAATCCATAAGGCAATGGACTCGGATGATGTCGAGCTACTTAAGCTTCTTTTGAATGAGTCTAAGGTCACTCTAAATGATGCTTATGCACTTCACTATGCATGTGCCTATAGTGATTCTAAGGTTATTCAAGAGGTTCTTAATCTAGGCTTGGCTGATATTAACCTTAGAAATCCCCGAGGATATACAGTTCTTCATGTCGCTGCAAGGCGAAAGGATCCATCCATTTTGGTAGCACTGCTGAAGAAAGGGGCCAATGCATCAGATACTACTCCTGATGGACAAACAGCTCTTGTGATTTGTCAGAGGTTGACGCGGCGCAAGGATTATCATGAGGAAACCGTGCAGTGCAAGGAATCTAACAAAGACAGGCTCTGTGTTGATGTTCTTGAGCGAGAAATGAGAAGAAATTTCAAGTGTGTGACTATGTCTGATTCATCTGAGACAACTGCTGATGATTTGCATATGAAGCTGGATTACTTTGAAAATCGAG TTGCATTTGCTAGGTTGTTGTTTCCTGCTGAGGCTAGAGTTGCCATTGAGAATGCTGAGGTGGATTCAGCCTCGTTGGATACAACATCATCGGCTTTGAAGCGCGCAGGCGCTAATCGCGAAGTAGACCTGAATGAAACTCCGGCTGTTCGAACCAAAAAGATGCAACTAAGATTGCAATCCCTTCAGAAAACAG TTGAGAATGGTAGGCGCTTCTTTCCCCATTGCTCCGAGGTGCTTGACAATTTCTTGGAGGACCTCATACCAGATGTTTTCTTCCTAGAGAAGGGCTCAGAAGAAGAGCAGCGAATCAAGAAGGCGCGATTCATGGAGCTCAAAGACGATGTCCAGAAGGCGTTTCACATGGATATGGCCGAAAACAAACGCCATTCTGGCTTGTCATCGTCgatgtcttcctcttcttcgtcgTCTCGCAAGGAAGGTGTTGGCCATAGATTGAGGAAAAAGTGA